Proteins encoded by one window of Seriola aureovittata isolate HTS-2021-v1 ecotype China chromosome 4, ASM2101889v1, whole genome shotgun sequence:
- the dynll2a gene encoding dynein, light chain, LC8-type 2a, with protein sequence MTDRKAVIKNADMSEDMQQDAVDCATQAMEKYNIEKDIAAYIKKEFDKKYNPTWHCIVGRNFGSYVTHETKHFIYFYLGQVAILLFKSG encoded by the exons ATGACTGACAGGAAAGCTGTGATCAAGAACGCAGACATGTCCGAGGACATGCAGCAGGACGCTGTGGACTGTGCCACCCAGGCCATGGAGAAGTACAACATAGAGAAGGACATTGCAGCTTATATCAAAAAG GAGTTTGACAAAAAGTACAACCCCACCTGGCACTGCATCGTTGGGAGGAACTTCGGCAGCTACGTCACCCACGAGACAAAGCATTTCATTTACTTCTACTTGGGCCAAGTGGCCATCTTGCTCTTCAAGTCTGGCTGA